Genomic window (Pyramidobacter porci):
GCCACGCCGAACGTGGCCGCCGACCCCCACGAAGTGCCCGTCAGCACCGAGGAGATAGCGCAGATCACCGACGCCGAGACGAGGAACGTGCTGGGACGGAGGATCGACAGGCCGACTTTGATCAGATAGGGCACCGTGCCGCCGGCCATCCAGATGGCGATCATCGGGCCGACGATCAGCAGGATCAGGATCGCCCCCGAAGCGCGGGCGACCATCGGGATGACGCCTTCCTTGAACATATAATCCCATGTGAAGCCGTAGCCGAACACATAGACGATCGTCGTCGCCAGCGCGACGATCAGGCACAGCATGCCCGTGTCGAAGTTCATGAACAGTTTGCCGACGATCATGATCGCGAGGATCATCACCATGATCGCAATCGCGCCGCCCAATGTGACTTCCTTGTGCGGCTTTGCCGTTTTTTCCGCCATACTCCTTCAACCTCCCGTATCAAAAACCAAGGCCGCGCCCTTCGTCAGGGCCCTTTACGCCGCCAGCCGGCATCAGACCGCCGGCCGCAAAAAAAACGAGGCGTCGCCCGCCGGGCGACAGAATATTGGATACAGATTTGAATCCGCGTGATTAGTATAATTTAAAATATTTACTCTGTCAACGGAAAATTTTTCGGTGCGGAAAAACGTCCCCAACGCGGCCGGAAACGGGAAAGACGGGAACGCGCGCAAAAAAATGACGGGGCGCCCGTCGAGAGCGTTCCGTCACTGAAAAATGCGCGTTATTGCCTTTCCGTTTCCTCCAACAGCGAACGGTAACGAAACGTGTTCAGCACGTGTTCCTCCATCAGCCGGCGGCTGCGCTCGGCCTCGTGGGCCTCGAGCGCGTCGATGATCAGGGAATGTTCCTTCCAGCTCGGCACGTTTTCCCCCGTCGAACGCGTTCGTTCCCGATAAAATCGGGTATAAAGCAGCGTATACATCGTAGAGCGCCAATAGCTGCTGTTGAAGAAGCGCAGCAGGTACACGTTGCCGGAAAAAGAGACGATCAGGCGGTGCAGTTCTTCGTTCAACTGCGCGTACTGTGCTTTCTCCTCGGGAGTTTGCCGCTCTCGTCCGAACAATTCCGCCTCTTTGGCGTTGATCGCGCGCAGCACCGTCACGTGTTCCGGCGTGCAGCCATGCGCCAGCCACGCCGCGGCGGCCCCCTCCACGGCGGCGCGGCTGTAGAAGATCTGCCGCATGTCCTCCGACGACAGCGCCGGCAGCAGATAGCCTTTGCGGCCCCGCTCCTTGACCAGGATGCCCTCCGCGACCAGCCGGCTGAGCGCGGTGCGCAGCGGCGTACGGCTCATCGACAGGCGTTCGGACAGATCCGGCTCGAAAAGCCGCTGCCCGGGAACGATCTCGCGCTGACGGATCAGCTCCACCACGGTGTTGAACGCGCGCAGCTCGGCGTTTTGCTTCAACGCTTCTACCTCTTGCTCCATCGAAAATCTCCCTTCCGACGTCGCTCTCGACGCTCGAAAAACGTTCCTCCGGCAATGAAGCGCCGCCGAACGGGAACTCTTTTTCCGGATATCCGCTCCCTATTGGCCGGTACGCGCGGCGAGACGGCGGCTTTTCAGCTTCCAGCGGCCGGAGTTGAAATAAAGCCACAGCAGCGCGCCGCGCACGCCCAGGTCGAGATCCATGGCGTACCACGCGCCAGCCAGCCCCAACCCCAGCTTGTTCACGAACATCCAGGCCGCGCCCAGACGCAGCCCCAGCATGGAAAAAATGCCCAGCCACAGCGGCGCGGTCGTGTCGCCCGCGCCGCGCAGCGCGCCCGAACTGGTCAGCGCCGCGCCGAAAAGCGTCTCCACCCACGCCACGATGCGCAGCGCCCGCGCGCCCTGCTCGATCACGGCCGCGTCGGACGTGAACACGCGGATCAGCCATTCGGCCCCGAAGTACATGCCCGTGCTCACCGCCGCCATCACGCCCAGACAGAGGTGGATGCAGGCCCGCCCTTCGGCTTCGGCGCGCCGTTCGTCGCCCGCGCCCAGGGCCTGGCCGACCAGCGTCGTGGCGGCGATGGCGATGCCGTAAACGGGATTGTAACACACGCCTTCGGCCGTCGTGGCCAGATAATGCGCCGAGACCGACACCGTGCCCAGCGCGGAGATCACCGACATGTAGAGGATCTGCCCGCTGGAGAGCACGATGCGTTCGGCCGCGATCGGCAAACCGACGCGCAGCAGATCGTTCAGGCGCTTTTTTTCGAAGCGCAGGAACCGCGGCGCCGACAGTTGGAGATCGCTCCGGCACCGTCTCAGCGCGGCCGCCATGGCAACCGCCGCCAAAACGATCGAAACCGCCGTCGATACCGCCGCGCCGCGCACGCCCCAGCCCATGCCCCACACCGGCAGGCCGCCCAGCCAGTCAAGATTCCGGCTGGGATAGATGAGCAGAAAGTTGCCCGCCACGTTGCACAGGTTGGCGGCGACTGAGATCTTCATCGGCGTCACCGTGTCGCCGGCGGACTGGAGCACGCTCGCCATCGAACGCTCCGCCACGAGGAAGGGCATGGACGCGCCGACGATACGCATGTAGGCCGCCGCGTCGGGAGCCACGTCGGGGGCGGCGCGCATCCAGGCGACGTACAGGCCGGCGCAGGATTCGGCGGCCGCGGTCATGCACAGGCCGATCAGCGTGCCGAGCATGACCGCCTGCGCGGCGTAGTGCCCCGCCAGCGCGTAGTCCTTCGCGCCCCAGCAGCGCGCCACCAGCACGGAAGCGCCGCCGGCGGCGATCATCGTCACCGCGTAGGCCAGCCACATGGGCTGCGCGTTCAGCGCCGCAGCCGCCGTCGCCGCGGCCCCCAGCGAACCGACCATGGCCACGTCGACGATGTTCACCAGCGTGAACATCACGTTTTCGAAGACAGCCGGCAGCGCCAGACGGATCACCCGCCTCAGCGTGCCCCGAGGTTTCTTTTCCATGCCTCTCCCCGTCCCTTCGCGCCCACTTTACCAGCTTCGCGGCGTTTTTGCAAAAAGAAAATGAAAGGCAATCTTTAAATAAAACTGATACGGCGAGCTGCGCGATTCATGCGGGGGACGATCCGAAAAAAGCCGGAGATCGTCGTGATCTCCGGCTTTTTTCGGATGTTTTTTCGCGGCGGATTATTCGCCCTCGCCCTCTTCGATGTGGATCGTCCTCAGCTCGTAGTCCAGCGAGCCCATACCGATCTTCGCGCCGTGCTCGAACTGAGCGTGCGGAGCGGCGGCCGGATGAAGGAGCTGGAACTTGTCATCGCCCGCGTGGAAATAATGTTCTTCCACAGCCGAGCCCGAAGCGGCCACGACCATGTCGTAACAGGCTTTGTCCAACGCCACGGGGTCGGTGCTGGCGGCAATGCCGATATTGGGGACGATGGGCGTGTCGCTCCAGCCGCAGCAGTCGCACAGCGGCGTGATGTCCATCATGACGTTGATGAACAGCGGGCGCACCTTGTCCTTGATCGCGCCCCAGGCGTACTCGGCCATGCGGCAGTTGAAGCTCGACTTGTCCTCGTCGGCCGTCCAGATCATGCCGACGGCCCTGGTAGGGCAGACGGTCATGCACTCGCAGCAGCCCAGGCACGGTTCGGCGTGAATATGCGACGTCGTTTTGCCGGCGGCGTCTTTCTCCATCGTGATGGCGTGTCCGGGGCAGTTGCGGAAGCAGCGGCCGCAGCCAATGCATTTTTCTTCGTCGACTTCGAGATGAACGGCGTGCTGGGCCTTTTTGCCGCGTGCCGGCACGCAGCCCATGGCGAGGTTCTTGATCGTGCCGCCGTAGCCGGCCGCCACGTGCCCCTTAAAGTGAGACACGACGACGAGCGCGTCGGCTTCGGCGACGGCGGACGAGATTTCGACTTTTTTGAAGTACTGGCCGTCGATTTCAACTTCGCGGAAATCGTTGCTCTTCAGGCCGTCGGCGATAATCAGCGGCGCGCCGGTCACTTCGTAGCCGAAGCCGTTTTCGATGGCGGTGATCAGGTGATCGACGGAGTTCTTGCGGCTGCCCACGTAGAGCGTGTTGCTGTCGACGAGGAACGGCTTGCCGCCGCATTTCTTGATCTCGTCCACGACGGCGCGGATGAAAATGGGGCGCAGATAGGTGTCGTTGCCCTTCTCGCCGAAGTGCAGCTTCACGGCCGTGAGCGCGTCCTTCGCGACGGTCCTTTTGAACTCTACGGCCTCGACGGCCTTTTTCAGCACGTCCACCTTGCTGACGCCGGGCGTGAAGGGCGCGAACCAGACCATCGACTTTTTATTTCCCATTGTGAAAATCCCCCCTGCGAATTTTTTCACCGCAACGACTCCCCCCGGAACCGCCCGCGGCTGTTCGACGAAAGTTTACCACATAAAGCGAACTCCAAGTCAAGCGGGCACTCAAAATAGGCGATTTTACCGATTCGCATTTTCAGACACACTGGCTTATAATTTCTCAATGAGACCCATCAGGATTCAAGGAGTGTTGCCGATGAAAAAAATCTTCTCGTTCGCCGCCGCGCTTTTGCTCGCGTGCTCTTTCGTTCGCCCGGCCGAGGCCGTCGACGCGCTGTCGGTCATCGCCGGCGGCGCCGCGGAACCCGCCGCCGATACGGCGGCGTCCGCGGACCAGACCGCCGCCAGGGACGAAATCCCCCAGCCTTACGTTCCCTCCGCCGCCGATGCGGAGGCCTGCAGCAAGCGCCTCGCCGAGATCGAACGGATTCTCGCCGAATTGGAAAGCCTCAAAGCCGACGAAGCCGCCGCCCGTTTCGGCGTCACCGCCGAAGACGTGACGAGGCGCGTCGAAAATCTGACGCTGCTCAAAAACGCTTACCCGCGCCTCATCAACGCCATCGGGCGCAAAAAGCAGGACGACGCCGACCTGGCCCGGCAGAAGGGCGACACCAGTTCGCCCGAACTGACGCTGAACGACAAACCGCCTTACAAGCTCAGCTACTACGACTCTTACATCGGCAACCTCGACGATATCCGCAAGCAGATCGACGACGCCAAAGAAGGTCTGGCGCGCTTCGACTCGTACGCCGCCGCCTCGCAGAAACTCGTCGAGGAGCGCGAAGCGGCGTGGCGCCTCGCCCGCGACAACTATCAGAAAGAGCAGAACCAAAAGACTTCCTGGCAGCTTCAGGGCGCCGCGTATCTGCTGGAAATCGCCCGCGCCCAGCTGATCCTCGACGGTTTCGAAAAAGAACGCGCCGCTACCGCCCTCGCGAAATACGAGCTGCAGTATCAGCGCCGCGGCTATCTGCAAAAATATATCCGCGAGAACCTCGACCTGAGCGCAGAAAGTTTTGCCGCCCAGATCGCCGCGCTGAACGCCGAGATCAAAAAGCTGGAAGACTCGCGTCCGGCCCTGAACCGCCAGCTCAAACAGGCGGAAGCCGCCGCCGAGACCGCCGAAATGAAATACGCCGCCGTCGCCGACGACAAAGACAAAGGCGCCGCCCAACTGGAAATGAGCTACCGCACCGCCGAGCGCGACCGCTACCGCCTGCAGCTCGAACAGCTTCAGGAGACGCTGGTGCTCTACGCCGAGCGCAAGCGCCTGTGGACGCTGCGCTACGACCTGGCCCGCGGCGCCGTCGACGAAACGACCATTCCCGCCGTCGTCAAAAACATGAACGCCGAAATCAAAACCCTCGAAAACAACCTGCTCGACGTACAGAAGGATCTGCTCTCGCTGCAGAGCCGCCAGTCCGCTATCAGCAAGATGCTCGACAGCGAAACGACCGAGGCCAAATATCTGCCGGGGCTGAAAAAATACAGCTCCGCCGTGCAGGCCTCTATCGACAGCTGCCTCAGTTACACCGCCGCCGTCATCTCGCTGTCCGCGCAGGAGCGCGCTTTCGCCGGCGAACTGCAGGAGACCTACAAGACCGTGTCCACCTTCGACAAGATCCACGCCTTCTGGAAAACGCACGCCGCCACGCTTCTGAACACCGAGCTGTGGCAAAGCGGCGGCTACGCTGTGCGCCTCAAGGAATTCCTGATCGCGCTCGCCATCATCGTCTTCGGCACGTGGGGGGCCCGCAAACTGGTGCACATGTTCTCGTGGGTCGTGGGCAAATATTTCAAGTTCGACGAGACCAGCCGCCGCACCTTCGACCGTTTCGTGTTCTACCTCGCCGGCATCGCCATCTTCCTGACGGCGCTGCACATCGTCGGCATCCCGCTGACGGCCTTCGCGTTCCTCGGCGGCGCTGTCGCCATCGCCATCGGTTTCGGCGCTCAGAACATGTTCAAGAACCTCATGGGCGGCATCCTGCTGACGCTCAACCGACCCTTTCGCCTCGGCGACGTCATCGAAGTGGCCGGCGTCTCCGGCACCGTTACCGACTTAGGCGTACGCTCCACGCTGATCCGCACGTTCGACGAAAAAGAAGTCGTCGTCCCCAACAGCCAGCTGCTCGACAACCAGCTCATCAACTGGAGCCTGTCCGACGCGCTGCTGCGGGTCAGCGTCGATTTCGGCGTCGAGTACGGCACGCCGGCGAAGAAAGTCAAAGACGTGGTTCTGCGCATCGCCGACGCCAACCCCAAGATCCTCAAGAATCCCGCGCCGTGGGTCTATTTCGCCGATTTCGGCGACAGTGAGCTCAACTTCTCGCTCTACTTCTGGGTCAACCAGAAGATCGCCAGCGGCATGAAAGTCAGCGGCGAACTTCGCGAGGCCATTCAGGAAGTCTTCGCGCAGGAAGGGCTGCGCATGGCTTACCCGCACATTGACGTGAGCATTTCCAACGCCGGCGAAAAACAGCGGACATCACAGCTGCAGAATCTTTAAACACGAAAAATGCAGACAGTCCATCGGAACTCAGGATTGTCTGCATTTTTATTTATACGCAGGGACATGTCCGTTCATGCCCGCTTCATTTTCCTCGTACATTATCTTCCGCGGCTCGAACTTTTCGGCGGCGGTTTAGATTCATTCGCTCCTTCCGAAGCGGCATGCGGCGAAAAAAACACGTCCAGCACCGACGTGAAGGAACGAATATCAGAGTTCATGCCATCGTGGAGCCAGTACATAAAGAATCCCATCAATACATGCTCATAGAATGAAACCAGCGTTGTGCGATCCTTTTCATAAAAGGGATGGTTCTGCTGCTTTTCCCGTACGTACCGCACCGCGCTGCGTTTCACAAATGTCTCGATATTCCGCACCAGGATCGTCTTGTAGACCGAATGAAAGAGCCGCAGAATCTCTCTGCGGTGAGCCAAGCAGTTGTTCGCCAGCGACGCCACGCTGTCGTACAGACCGCTCAGTTCGCGGTCCTCCCCGACAGGAGCCAGCCATTCCTTCAGTACCGCCTCCATCAGCGATTGAATGCTGTCGTAGTAATAATAAAAGGTGTTGCGGCTGATCTCGCAGCGATCGGTGATGTTCTTCACCGTAAGCTTGCCGTAACTGCTCTCCTTAAGGATCTGCACAAACGTATCATGAATCGCTTTCTCCGTGTAATTAATCATGGTTGTACCTCCGCTCAACTTGCCGTGAGCAGTCTCCGCGGCCCCGCTCCGAAGCCCGCGGGGGCGGCTTTCCCTTCCCTGCAGAAGGTCTTATATCATTGCACGAATTCAATGGAATTTATTGTACTGCCTGAAGAGCGGTTTATGTCATCCGTAAAAACTACAGTTAACTTTTTTCGGAACTCTCCATGAAATCCGCTGAATCCCTCCTGACTAAAAACGATCCCGAGAAATATTTTCTGCTTTTTGCGGAACGAAGAAGGCGGCCCGAAACGGGCCGCCTTCTTTTCTTTACCGCATTCCGCCTTGTGGAGCACAGCAAGAAAGCTCGTTGATTCAGTTTAGAAGTTCAGGAATGTGCGGAAACGAACCAGATTGTTATCGTACGTCGGATCAACCGTGGTACCGTTCATGCGGCCGTCGAAATCGGTGTAGTCAAGATAGAAAGCCAGGTTCGGGCTGTACTGATAACCAACACCGACGGTCCACTCCTTGGCGTCTCCATAGTCGTCCATATCGTACTTTCCATAACGCTCGTACGTGCTGAACTTCGCACCCCACATCTGGACAGCGGAAACCTTCCAGACTTCAAGATCTTCGGCAATGGGCGAAGAACCGCTGATTTTGTTGATTTCGAAATTGGTATTCAGCGTGAAAGGAGCGGCGCCGTTCTGATAGATCCAGCCCTTGTCATACTGCATGTATTCGGCGCGCAGGTCGGTGAATTTCAGCACGTCCTGGCTGACGTCAAGGACCACCTTCCAGGCCTTGGGATCATCGTCAACAGCGCCGTCGATGTCTTCCATGAAGTAAGCGCCGCTGAGCTTCAGACCCTGGCCGAAGTTGAAACCGAGTCCGAACCAATAAGCATCCATATTGAGGTCCTTGGCGCCGCCCGTGCCGTCGCCGTTGAACCAATAGCCGTTGGCGCTGACGAAGAAACGTTCGCTCTCGTACTTCAAACGGGCTCCGTAAATTTCGTCGCCGACGTTATCGGTGTAAACGCCCTTATCGCCCGCTCCTACGTTGCTGGCGGCAAAGCCCTCGACGGTGAGCCCGCCGCGGTTGTACTTCAGATCGGCACCGCGGATCGTGGTATCGAAGAAGTTGGATTCGTCATCCCACATAGGCGTGGTCACATGCAGGCCGTCTTCGCCTTCCCAGTCGTTGGCGAAAGCGCCCAGCTTGGCAGTGAGCCCTTCGGCGCCAAACAGATCTTTGACGGTGACCCAGTAGCGGTCGATCTTATCGTTGTGCCACCGCATTTCAAAGCTTACGCCGTCAGACAGATCCTTGTGCATGAACAGACGGGCGCGGTTGTACTGAAAGCCGTCGTCCATCACGCCGGAACCGCCGTCGTTATCCCAACCGTGATAGTCGAAGCGCAGCTGCCCCCAGATCCTCAGGCCGCCGAGGCCCTTCTCGAGCGCGCTCAGGCGGCTGTCGAAGCCGTCCACTTTCACGCCCAAGGCTTCCAGCTCCGGCTGGAATTCCACCACCAGCGCCTTCAGCTTCTCCAGGTCTTCACCGCTCAGGCCGCCCGCGGCCATCATGCGCGCCACCATCGTGGCGATCTCGTAGCGGGTCATGGCGCGGTTGCCCTTGAACGTGCCGTTCGGATAACCCTCCAGGATTCCCTTCGCGCTCAGCTGCTCCACGGCGTCGTACGCCCAGTGGTTCATCGGCACGTCGCTGAACGGGTTCGCGGCGAACGCCGGCGCGGCTGCGGCCGCCAGCGATGCGGCGGCGACTACGGCGAGCATTTTCTTCATACTCATTCTCGAAACTCCTCCTCAAAACGGAACCATGACTTGCGGCGTCTCATGACGCCGTTTCCCGGCCGGGAACAAACCGTCAGGAGAGAGTTCACAAAAAGCTTTGGGAAGGAGTGGCCTCGTTTCCTCATTCCTCTTCGCCTTTTTTCGTCTCGTTCCCCTGAGTCTTCTCCAGACCGTGAAACCGTGTTCTCTATCGTACAGGAAACCATTCTTTTTCATGATTTCCCTGAACGCAGATCCTCTTCGGCGCAGTTGGAATTCTCTTTTCGTTCGAGATATTTCACGCGCTTTTTCAGCACATGGCGTTCAGCTTTCAGGTTTCCGATGCTGGCTTTCAGACAACGGTTCTCCACTTTCAAGCGTTCCAACTCGCCCATGGGCGGGCTTTCCTTACGGCTGCGTCCCGTTCCGCGAAGATCGTCAAGACCGTGCTCGCCGTATTTGCGGAACTTGCTGACCCAAGAATACACCTGACCATAACTGACGCCGTACTTGCGAATGGCTTGAAGGTAGTCGGCACCGTGATCAATGCAATAGTTCACGATCTCCAGCCGTTGCTCTTTACTTGTCTGTTTTACCCCGCTCATGGAAATTCCTCCTCAGTTCATCGGGAAAGGCTTGCAAAAGACCGAAAACTTCTTTCCAGAATCGCTGTGGAATTTCGCCCGACGCGCGGTCTTTATGCCCAAAAGCCACACAGGCACCCTCTACGAACCGACGCTCAGCCCCGCTGTTCACAAAACAGAACTCTCGAGGTTTTTCGGAATCATTTTACGAAACTCACATCTTTTCTCAATTGTCAGTAATTGAAAGTGACCATTTTTTGTTCACTTTCAAAGAGCTGTATAGAATTTAACGATTTTTAAACGGACGGGAACTGTCCAACCGGGGACAAACGCCGCCGCGATACCCAAACTCAGGCGCAAAGCCCGGCGTCGTCCTCCAAACCCAAGGGACATGCTCCACAGGGAACAAAAGAGCGCGGAATGCCGATGACTCGGGAGTCATCGGCATTCCGCGCTCTTTTGTTTTTCGTTTCGCCACTCCAGACGGTCAGACGTTACGACAGTTCCCGGTGCGGGATCAGCGAGCGGTGAATCTTCGCCACGATCTTGCGGATCCGCCGCGGCGTTCCCGGCGCCACGCAGGGACGATGGGCGTCCTCGGGGAAGAAGACGGCGAACATGCCGCCCGTGCAGTCCAGCGTCAGCCCTTCGCCCTTGAAGAACTGGATGTCGCGATCTTCGTCGTACTCCCCAAGCGGCGTCACCCGCCCCAGCGGCGCGCAGCCGATCAGCTCGTCTCCGGCGATCGTCATCTGCACGTCCACAAACTCGCGGTGCGCCTCGAAAAGCGTCCGCTCGAGCGGCTTCGTCTCCGGCTCGTCGATGGAAAACCACGCCTTGCCGGGAATCAGCTCCGTCGTGCCGGGACTCAGCTCCTTCAGGTCGGCGCGGGCCAGCTGGCGCACGGCCCAGGCGAAGACTTCGCCGAGGCCGCTGTAATTTCTCGCGTCGTCGATATGCGCGTAAATCATAGACTCTCTCTCCTTCGGATAAAAAACGCCGTTTATCTGAAACAGTCGAAAAGCTCTTTCACCTCGTAGCCGGCCACCCGGCGCGAGGCGAAAGAGTCGTACAGGCGCATGGACGCCTCCTCGAGCGCCGAGGGGCGCACGCCGATGCGGATCGACTCGCGCGCTTCGATGTAGGCCGACAGCTTGTCGCAGACTTCGATAACGCGGCCGTCGACGGGATCCATCTCGTCGCGCCCCTCGGCGTCGGCAAGATCGCGGCCGATGACGCGCACGCGGCCGTTCGTGCGGACGCGGTTTTCGAACTCGTCCATGACCATGTAGAGCACGTCGTCGCGCCACGCCGGCGGCAGCAGCGGGAACAGGTTCTCCTCGACGCCGCGGCGTTCCAGCTTTTTGACCAGCTCGTCGAGCCCCTTGACGGAGCGCTTCACGGGCGAAATGATGTCGCGCGTCAGCACCTCGGGCAGGTCGTGGAAGAGACCGCCGTAAAAATCGTTGCGCCGCCGCCGCGCGCCCGCGCCGATCTCGAGCGAGATGAGCCAGCTCAGCAGCGCGACCACCAGCAGATGGCCGAGCACCGACGTGGGCGGCAGGCGCTGGACCTGCGCCCAGCGCTTCTGGAACTGCAGCTGCCCGACGAGGCTGATCAGGTCGTTGAAGGCACCGCCCTCCGGCGAGAGGATGTCCTCCACCGCGGCCAGATCGCGGTATTTTTCGATCTCGCCCATGATCTCTTCGCGCGTCTTTTCGATGCCGTACAGCGGCTTGCTCCAATAGTAGATGAAGCCGAACTCCCAGCGCGTGGCGATGTAGTGCGCGGCGCCGAGGATGCGGTCTTCGAGGCTGTCGGGCACCGATCCGAGATAGGCGCGGCACTGCCCGCACAGCGGATAATCGAGCGGCGACAACAGCGGCTCGAGCTGGGCGTAAACCCAATCGTTGAGCTGACGCTGCTGCGCGCGGTCCTGCATGAGGCGGTGGAAGACGGGCGGCTTGATGTCAGTGACGAGCACGCGGTGCAAAAAGCTGAACGCGCCGTTGGCGACGAGCCGGTTCCAGTCGACGGCGCGGCCGCGGTCTTCTTCGGCGCGGGCGATGAAATAGGCGATCATCGCCTTGTGCGCCTGCTTGTCGATCTCGGTGAACTGGGCCGTGCGCGGATGGTCGTTCCAGCGCTCGATGCTCGAGGCGGAAAAAATCAATTCCATCAGGCCTTTTGAAATCATGAAACGTTCGTCCCTCCTTCAGCGGGGATTCCGCACCGATTATAATGGATGGCGCCGTTTTATGACAGCCCGGCCGGTCTTCATGTATTATAATAAAGGATCTTCGAAACCGCGCTCTCGTTTCGAGGACGAACAGGAGGTTTGACCATGAAAAAAATCATTCGGACGCTGCTGACGTTTCTGATCCTGACAGTCCCGCCGCTGACGGCGGCGGCGCAACAGCCTTCCCCCGAAGAACAGGCCGCGGAGAAATTCTTCTTGAGCCGCAACTGGAAGTCCGTCGAGACGCTGCTCGAACAACGGGAAAAACTTTCGCCGCGCGCCCTGTCGCTGGCGGCGAACGCGCTTTGGTATCAGTCGCGCTGGGGCGACGCTCTGGAAGTGATGGAACAGATCGGCAGCCGCTATCCCAGAAGCGTCGTCCCCTATGCGAGCCTGCTCAAAGCGCTGGCGCTGGAACGCACCGGACGGCCCGGGGAGGCCTATCAAGCCGGACTGGCGCTCTATCAGGCAAAATTCACGCCGCGGCTGGCACGCTACTACGCCATGTATTTGCTCTTCCGCCTCACCGAGAACGTCGACGAGAAGGAAAAATGGCTGCGCCGCATGGCCGACGCGACCAGCAGCGACGATCAGGAAGCGGAAATGCTGAGCGAGCTGGCCAAGCTCGGCCGCATGAAGTCCGCCGACGCGCTGCGCCTGCTCAAGCTGGAGCCGCGCAACGCCGCCGCGCTCAAGATCGCCGCAAAAGCGCCTTCGTCGCTGCAGCGCAGCTACCGCCTCGGCTACGCCGCCTACCTCGACGGCCGTTATCAGGACGGCGTCAAATTCCTGAGCC
Coding sequences:
- a CDS encoding TetR/AcrR family transcriptional regulator is translated as MINYTEKAIHDTFVQILKESSYGKLTVKNITDRCEISRNTFYYYYDSIQSLMEAVLKEWLAPVGEDRELSGLYDSVASLANNCLAHRREILRLFHSVYKTILVRNIETFVKRSAVRYVREKQQNHPFYEKDRTTLVSFYEHVLMGFFMYWLHDGMNSDIRSFTSVLDVFFSPHAASEGANESKPPPKSSSRGR
- a CDS encoding GntR family transcriptional regulator, which produces MEQEVEALKQNAELRAFNTVVELIRQREIVPGQRLFEPDLSERLSMSRTPLRTALSRLVAEGILVKERGRKGYLLPALSSEDMRQIFYSRAAVEGAAAAWLAHGCTPEHVTVLRAINAKEAELFGRERQTPEEKAQYAQLNEELHRLIVSFSGNVYLLRFFNSSYWRSTMYTLLYTRFYRERTRSTGENVPSWKEHSLIIDALEAHEAERSRRLMEEHVLNTFRYRSLLEETERQ
- a CDS encoding MATE family efflux transporter — protein: MEKKPRGTLRRVIRLALPAVFENVMFTLVNIVDVAMVGSLGAAATAAAALNAQPMWLAYAVTMIAAGGASVLVARCWGAKDYALAGHYAAQAVMLGTLIGLCMTAAAESCAGLYVAWMRAAPDVAPDAAAYMRIVGASMPFLVAERSMASVLQSAGDTVTPMKISVAANLCNVAGNFLLIYPSRNLDWLGGLPVWGMGWGVRGAAVSTAVSIVLAAVAMAAALRRCRSDLQLSAPRFLRFEKKRLNDLLRVGLPIAAERIVLSSGQILYMSVISALGTVSVSAHYLATTAEGVCYNPVYGIAIAATTLVGQALGAGDERRAEAEGRACIHLCLGVMAAVSTGMYFGAEWLIRVFTSDAAVIEQGARALRIVAWVETLFGAALTSSGALRGAGDTTAPLWLGIFSMLGLRLGAAWMFVNKLGLGLAGAWYAMDLDLGVRGALLWLYFNSGRWKLKSRRLAARTGQ
- a CDS encoding DUF362 domain-containing protein yields the protein MGNKKSMVWFAPFTPGVSKVDVLKKAVEAVEFKRTVAKDALTAVKLHFGEKGNDTYLRPIFIRAVVDEIKKCGGKPFLVDSNTLYVGSRKNSVDHLITAIENGFGYEVTGAPLIIADGLKSNDFREVEIDGQYFKKVEISSAVAEADALVVVSHFKGHVAAGYGGTIKNLAMGCVPARGKKAQHAVHLEVDEEKCIGCGRCFRNCPGHAITMEKDAAGKTTSHIHAEPCLGCCECMTVCPTRAVGMIWTADEDKSSFNCRMAEYAWGAIKDKVRPLFINVMMDITPLCDCCGWSDTPIVPNIGIAASTDPVALDKACYDMVVAASGSAVEEHYFHAGDDKFQLLHPAAAPHAQFEHGAKIGMGSLDYELRTIHIEEGEGE
- a CDS encoding YhcH/YjgK/YiaL family protein → MIYAHIDDARNYSGLGEVFAWAVRQLARADLKELSPGTTELIPGKAWFSIDEPETKPLERTLFEAHREFVDVQMTIAGDELIGCAPLGRVTPLGEYDEDRDIQFFKGEGLTLDCTGGMFAVFFPEDAHRPCVAPGTPRRIRKIVAKIHRSLIPHRELS
- a CDS encoding helix-turn-helix domain-containing protein — encoded protein: MSGVKQTSKEQRLEIVNYCIDHGADYLQAIRKYGVSYGQVYSWVSKFRKYGEHGLDDLRGTGRSRKESPPMGELERLKVENRCLKASIGNLKAERHVLKKRVKYLERKENSNCAEEDLRSGKS
- a CDS encoding mechanosensitive ion channel domain-containing protein — translated: MKKIFSFAAALLLACSFVRPAEAVDALSVIAGGAAEPAADTAASADQTAARDEIPQPYVPSAADAEACSKRLAEIERILAELESLKADEAAARFGVTAEDVTRRVENLTLLKNAYPRLINAIGRKKQDDADLARQKGDTSSPELTLNDKPPYKLSYYDSYIGNLDDIRKQIDDAKEGLARFDSYAAASQKLVEEREAAWRLARDNYQKEQNQKTSWQLQGAAYLLEIARAQLILDGFEKERAATALAKYELQYQRRGYLQKYIRENLDLSAESFAAQIAALNAEIKKLEDSRPALNRQLKQAEAAAETAEMKYAAVADDKDKGAAQLEMSYRTAERDRYRLQLEQLQETLVLYAERKRLWTLRYDLARGAVDETTIPAVVKNMNAEIKTLENNLLDVQKDLLSLQSRQSAISKMLDSETTEAKYLPGLKKYSSAVQASIDSCLSYTAAVISLSAQERAFAGELQETYKTVSTFDKIHAFWKTHAATLLNTELWQSGGYAVRLKEFLIALAIIVFGTWGARKLVHMFSWVVGKYFKFDETSRRTFDRFVFYLAGIAIFLTALHIVGIPLTAFAFLGGAVAIAIGFGAQNMFKNLMGGILLTLNRPFRLGDVIEVAGVSGTVTDLGVRSTLIRTFDEKEVVVPNSQLLDNQLINWSLSDALLRVSVDFGVEYGTPAKKVKDVVLRIADANPKILKNPAPWVYFADFGDSELNFSLYFWVNQKIASGMKVSGELREAIQEVFAQEGLRMAYPHIDVSISNAGEKQRTSQLQNL
- a CDS encoding porin; this translates as MSMKKMLAVVAAASLAAAAAPAFAANPFSDVPMNHWAYDAVEQLSAKGILEGYPNGTFKGNRAMTRYEIATMVARMMAAGGLSGEDLEKLKALVVEFQPELEALGVKVDGFDSRLSALEKGLGGLRIWGQLRFDYHGWDNDGGSGVMDDGFQYNRARLFMHKDLSDGVSFEMRWHNDKIDRYWVTVKDLFGAEGLTAKLGAFANDWEGEDGLHVTTPMWDDESNFFDTTIRGADLKYNRGGLTVEGFAASNVGAGDKGVYTDNVGDEIYGARLKYESERFFVSANGYWFNGDGTGGAKDLNMDAYWFGLGFNFGQGLKLSGAYFMEDIDGAVDDDPKAWKVVLDVSQDVLKFTDLRAEYMQYDKGWIYQNGAAPFTLNTNFEINKISGSSPIAEDLEVWKVSAVQMWGAKFSTYERYGKYDMDDYGDAKEWTVGVGYQYSPNLAFYLDYTDFDGRMNGTTVDPTYDNNLVRFRTFLNF